TGGGCGGCAGGTGTGGTGGGGGCTCTTTGAGGCGGCGCTCAGCCTGGCTGTGTGATGCTGACCATTTtgctcctcctgcctgccccctccccactgagaacggaaagaggagagagaagggactgAGGGAGCCACACTGGCGTGGGGCTCAGAGGGAGGTGATGTCGTTGAGTGCGTTGTCCAGTTCCTCGCTGATGGCCTTGTACTTCATCTTCTGTGCATAGACTtcgtctgggggtgggggtgggggtccaggggaagggagccagatgggagtgtggggagagggaatgaagggaaagaggaaaggaaggagggtaatggaaagaaagaacaagaatcagaGAGAGGTGGACAAAGATGAGTAGGAGAAATCGGCCAGAGAATAGGCTGCACAGCCCTGAgggctccctcttcccctctctgtacccctgtctcttttttctctggaGCCTAAATCAGTCCTTCTCCTTGGCGCTCCTACCTCCCTCAGGGACATGGGGCCACAGTGCTTTGAATGAGTAGGAGTGCTTGCTTCAAGGGGAGGGTGCTAGGACCAGAAAGGACAAAGGTCCTAAAGTTGGAGATAAAATTGAGGCTTGCCGAGAAGGCTAGAAGCACGAGAAGTGGGAATTACAAAAGTGAAAGGGTTAtcgtagaaaaaaaagaaaatacagtttagGTACAACATTCTTGCTACTACTGAGAAATAGCCACAGATTAGCAAATACCTGGATGTTCATTTTCATCAAATCTAGcttaaaatagtattttccaTTAATGTCATGAAAACTTAGATATTAAACCAAAGCtctctatttttaataaagagatcTTTGTGATATAGTGCTATTGTGTTACACTTGGGGACAAATTGTCTAGGTCagtgctactcaaagtgtggtctgaggACCAGCAGTATTGCCCCTACCAGGGCTCAAGTTCGAGAAGCACTGGAGCGGGCACACCGCACCCAGGTGCAGCTACTTGAATGGTGGGCACAGCCCTGGGAGTTGGTGGAGTCCTAGGTGGTCCAACACCAATTTATCTGGGACAAGTAATAAGAGACAGACCACTTAAAAAGGTTTGGGAATTAGGGGAATATCCCTTTACCTTCCAGGTCATCGATGGTCTTCTCCAATTTTGCCACAGACCTCTCGGCAAACTCTGCTCGGGTCTCAGCCTGGGAGTAAAGGTAAGAAGGGGGAATGACAAAAATTAGACCCTCCCAGGTACTTTCACTTAAGTTAACCTCCTCTTCCATCCCTATTCCCAAAGTCCCTGCCACAGGCAGAGTCTGACGGGGATTGGGGCTCGAGGGAAGAACAGGGATAGGAAGGACTCTCACCTCTTTTAGCTTCTCCTCCAGCAGTTTGATTTCCTCTtcatatttatcttctttggtggAATACTTTTAGGGACATACACATGCCATCAGGAGGTCGCCTCCACAAATCCTTCACTCCACTGAGCCCACAGGCTACTCCTGATCTTGTCTCCAGGGaacacccagcccctccctgcctgaGCGTAccgcctccctcccctgcaggaCCCCATCCTCACTGCCCGTCTACCCCCTTCTACCTTGTCCGCTTGGGCTTCCAGGGATTTCAAGTTGTTGGTAACAATTTTCAGCTCCTCCTCTAGGTCCCCACATTTACTGCAGGGGGTgtgtggtgggggcgggggtgtgagGGCACAGTGTGGGAGACAGTGGAGACCGCACAGTGAGGAAGgggtggaagagagaagagaagagcaaaGTTGTGAGAGTGACAGCAGGCAGAGTTTGGAAGCCCCAGGCCCTTCCCAACCCCCAGCAGGTGAGAGAGCAGCCTGAGACTTGGGGGGAAGGTGAGCTGAGAGAAGGCACCACTGCCCAGAAAGGTCCAGAGAGGTCACTACCTCCTCTTCTGAGGCCATCAGGGACTTGAGGGCCTGGTCCATGGTTCGGAGTTCCTCCTCCAGCTGCCTGGCGCGGCTGGGGGCAGCAGTTCGGGGTCAGAGGACAGGACCTGGCCCTATGGCCCCAAGCCTGGGAAACTGCCTCCCACAGTCCAGAGTACCCCAGAGCCATGGACCAGGCCAAGTTTCATTTGCTGCCCCAGGGTCTCCTTACCTCTCAGCcacctctgctctctcttctgAGCGCTCCAGCTCTCCTTCCAGGATCACCAGCTTCCTGGCCAcctggggggagagggacagaaggcgCACACCTCTGGTTAGTGGCTGGGAGCATCTGTGGtttgggagggagaaagaagtggGGCAGGGCTGTCACCTCCTCATATTTGCGGTCGGAATCCTCAGCAATGTGCTTGGCCTCCTTCAGCTGCATCTCCTGCAGCTCCATCTTCTCTTCATCCTTCATGGCTCGGTTTTCGATGACCTTCATTCCTCTGAGACGCAGGGTGCGGGATAGAAGTTGGGTCAGGACCAGCAGAGACAGGCTGCCAGCCCCTGCCTGGCCCGCCCTCTGGGaggccccctgcccacctctcgcTCTCATCAGCTGCCTTCtcagcctcctccagcttctgcagGGCTGTGGCCAGGCGCTCCTGCGCCCGGTCCAGCTCTTCCTCTACCAGCTGAATGCGGCGGTTCAGGGAGGCCACATCTGCCTCGGCCTGTGGGTCAAAGGCCAGAGATCAGGGGgctttttttttgccttagatGAGGATCAGAGAGGTTCCAGAGGATGGTAAGAGTCTTGTCAgaaagaatctgtttcctggcTTCCAGACTTTCAGTCTTATTTTTCCCCCCCGCTAACCAACCATCTTCTATCCAGATTCTCTACTCCAGCCCAAAACATGCATTCCTTAACAAGCTCCACTCCTCTGCTTCAGGGACTCTTCTAGCGCTGTGCATAGTTTCCTGATGGTTATCTGCAGGCCTTTCTGTACCCACTGAAAGCGCTCCATGCTCAGACCAGGTCTGAGTCCTTCTGACTCCTCCACAACAAAGCCTGGCCCAAGGGGGTGGGGAAAATCGAGCCAAC
This DNA window, taken from Lutra lutra chromosome 13, mLutLut1.2, whole genome shotgun sequence, encodes the following:
- the TPM2 gene encoding tropomyosin beta chain isoform X3, which produces MDAIKKKMQMLKLDKENAIDRAEQAEADKKQAEDRCKQLEEEQQALQKKLKGTEDEVEKYSESVKDAQEKLEQAEKKATDAEADVASLNRRIQLVEEELDRAQERLATALQKLEEAEKAADESERGMKVIENRAMKDEEKMELQEMQLKEAKHIAEDSDRKYEEVARKLVILEGELERSEERAEVAESRARQLEEELRTMDQALKSLMASEEEYSTKEDKYEEEIKLLEEKLKEAETRAEFAERSVAKLEKTIDDLEDEVYAQKMKYKAISEELDNALNDITSL
- the TPM2 gene encoding tropomyosin beta chain isoform X1; protein product: MDAIKKKMQMLKLDKENAIDRAEQAEADKKQAEDRCKQLEEEQQALQKKLKGTEDEVEKYSESVKDAQEKLEQAEKKATDAEADVASLNRRIQLVEEELDRAQERLATALQKLEEAEKAADESERGMKVIENRAMKDEEKMELQEMQLKEAKHIAEDSDRKYEEVARKLVILEGELERSEERAEVAESKCGDLEEELKIVTNNLKSLEAQADKYSTKEDKYEEEIKLLEEKLKEAETRAEFAERSVAKLEKTIDDLEDEVYAQKMKYKAISEELDNALNDITSL
- the TPM2 gene encoding tropomyosin beta chain isoform X4 — translated: MDAIKKKMQMLKLDKENAIDRAEQAEADKKQAEDRCKQLEEEQQALQKKLKGTEDEVEKYSESVKDAQEKLEQAEKKATDAEADVASLNRRIQLVEEELDRAQERLATALQKLEEAEKAADESERGMKVIENRAMKDEEKMELQEMQLKEAKHIAEDSDRKYEEVARKLVILEGELERSEERAEVAESRARQLEEELRTMDQALKSLMASEEEYSTKEDKYEEEIKLLEEKLKEAETRAEFAERSVAKLEKTIDDLEETLASAKEENVEIHQTLDQTLLELNNL
- the TPM2 gene encoding tropomyosin beta chain isoform X2 codes for the protein MDAIKKKMQMLKLDKENAIDRAEQAEADKKQAEDRCKQLEEEQQALQKKLKGTEDEVEKYSESVKDAQEKLEQAEKKATDAEADVASLNRRIQLVEEELDRAQERLATALQKLEEAEKAADESERGMKVIENRAMKDEEKMELQEMQLKEAKHIAEDSDRKYEEVARKLVILEGELERSEERAEVAESKCGDLEEELKIVTNNLKSLEAQADKYSTKEDKYEEEIKLLEEKLKEAETRAEFAERSVAKLEKTIDDLEETLASAKEENVEIHQTLDQTLLELNNL